TTCTGCGTGTCTGGACTTCAAGAGGGCATGTCTTCACTCTGATTTTTCAGGTCAACATACCAACTTGTCCTCGATAGTCAAAATCGATGCACCACAAAGAAGCGAACAAATGCATGAAGGCCTAATATTAAGTAATTAGCGAATGCAAGGGACAGAATAAATTCCAATGATCATCAGGTAGTAAAAAATTCATCTTGACAAATTACCCAGGCAATGGAAAGTCAAAAATAGAGTGACACGAGCACAAGTATCTCACCCCTCAATGATATAGAGTAATATAGTATTTACAAAATTCAAGATAATGTTATTTTGCCATTCATTCAGGACATATAGGAAGATGAAATTAAAAACTGATGGACATATAGGATAACATTTTTGTTCGTAAATGTTTTCTTGAAACAGCTAGGCATTTTTTTATAGTTGTTTCAACTAGATTAGTTCCCGGGCAGATGCCagttatattttaattattttctgaaaattattctAAAATAGCTTACTTTGAATATATATTAATacaatatttttaaaacataattgagaattgaatcaaattataaatttaaaaataatattaccCAAACTACAAATattatcaattttttttaaaatataaaaatataataatgaatgtttgtgtaaataaaattaattttgaataagataaaattagtgaaggaaatggaattattgaaattattaatttaaaaatataaaaatgaggaAGAAATAGAATGACAAATGAGTAAGAGAGAAAATAAGTGGACGTAATAAATGAaaagagggggagagagagaggagagagagagatagagagagagagagagagagatttgaaTTAAAGTAAATTAAATGAGTAGAGGATTGTTAGTGGGATAATGACATCATCAAATTAATGAGAGCTTGACACATATGATTTGATGATGTAAACTCTTAAAATAGAGCTTGACACATAAGCTATGATGATGTCagctgtattttattttagtaTAATGTAGATTAGTGCTTTGTCGGGATTTAAGGATATCCAACTTGCCTATATGCTTCTAAAAGAAATATTAAAACATAGCTACCCTATGAAGATGTTTTTTTACTTTAACTACGAAATAATGTAAATTTGAAGACAAGAAAGCAACTCGGTAATCACCATCCTTCTCTGTTTATAGCCAAGCGCAAAATAAATGTGCATACCTGAGAAGATCCTGATAGAAGGAACGGTGTTTACATAGTTCACTTGCTGGAATAGAGCAATATTTCCGGCCCAATTTCTCACAGACATCAAAAGGATGAATATCTATTCAACATAAGTCCTTAATTAGTAGGAGAAACGTATCCACAGTTTAAGATATAATTAAAGAATTGACTGAAATTTATTTACTTACAGAAACCAAATGCATAAAGCTTCAGAGacttaattttaattattttcattGTTCTGGATCCAGTTCCGACAAGCACCTTCAGTGATAATTAATGAAAAATGAAAACTTGAGCATGATTATGAGTAAAACAGATGCCAAATCATAAAAGAGAAAAATAAAGGTATTCTTGCACATAACTTTTTAATAAACTCTTAAAGTGGAAAACATAGTAGCAAATTAGACAAGTAGCATTAAAACACCTAATAAAACTATTCTCTGTTGAAAGAATTCACAAAGGAAAATATGAAAAAGATAAATTAGACTACTGATGATTAGACATGAAGCTTTTAAGGACTTtttcaaataaattattaattcCCCACAAGATTTTGAAAAAATTCAGCGGACTTTAGTTAAATTAGGCATTAATTTCAGGCAACCTGACAGGTTTATCAAGTACCATTACTGTTGGCACTACATTATAAATTAGAAGACAAGATACCCTTCCGTATTCAAAATAGAAAAACTTTAGTTAAGAAGCATAAAGTTTCAAATTCTATTTGagaaaaatatgataaatttaTCAATTTGAAAGTGACAGGCTTCAATTAATCTTGATATTAAACTGGATATAAAATCTATAGTGTAGAGTTTGAGATTGGTGGAGCAGGTTACGAAACAAATTGCACATGTGAAATTCTAGTCTGACAATGAAAATGAAAATTATCAAGAGAAGCCACAAAATAAATTACCTCTGACAGCCAATTTGAGTTGGTCTCTCCGTCTGAACCGTTTTCTAATATAGCTGGAAACTCAATGCCCGTCACAGGTTCAACTGCATGCCTTGAATAGTCTAAAGTAGATAAACAGAGATCACATCCACGGTGCTCAAAATTACTGGGACCTTGTTCCATGCATCTCTGCGATAGTACATCATCATTCTCATGTGGAAGACATACAACATTCTGAGATCTGTTACCAACAccataaaaataatatatctcaGGATAGGCTAATTTTACTGCATAAAGAAAAAAAGGAAATTAAACTTGTGGCAATAACCCTCAACATAAATCTATCTACTGTCAAGCAAGCTTTTTCAACAAGCAATAGCCTTGTTACAAGGCAACTTACTCATTATTGAATGGTGGTACTAAAGCTGCAGCTAATGAGATCATAGGAAAAGATTGAAGCTGCTCGGCATGTTTGTACAATTGTCTCACACCGAAACTCGAAATCTTTTCAAAAAACAACGGGATGGAAGAATCTCCCATTAATTTAAAACTGCGACTAAATCCAGTGAGATTCTGGGCAGTAAAGTAGTTCACTTGCGTATAAGATCTACATCTTCCTGTATTTGGACCAACATGATCGCCCGCTAAATTATGATGCATATTGGAACTCGGCCTACTGGCAAGCCACAATAGCAAAGCGCCTGTAAACTTTGACATACAGTTGAAAGCATCTTGTAGAGCCATACTTCCAGAAACATAAAAGTATCTTGAATTGTCGACGAACGAACTAATATTGGTTAACAAATTCGGGTTGACAAGGGGTTCCACGGGAAACATATAAGATGACCACCCATCATGATCCCGGGGAAACAACCAAATATTCCGCATATTGATTTGAACCTAATTCAATTCTACAAGACACAAGTCTTTATCATTTCTTCAACAACCAACAATTGAAGCTACAACATTTCTACAAGAAAAAGCAAACAATTTGACAACAAACAAATCAATGAATCAAATAGAACTCTCTTAAAAAACCCATTATATAACAGCATTATAAGAAAAGGAACACAAAATCAAGAATGCAATACAGACATAAAACTAATATCatcagaaaatcaagaattaGCTTAAACCCATAAAAAGTTTACAACTTTTTTACATATACACACAGAATTGACACAAATATATCTCTAACAGTTCCATTCACCTCAATGACTTGCACAAACCCACAGAACATTTTTAGCAAATTTTAATTTGACAAATACCCAGATGAACATAAAAAAATATTAACGAGTATAATGAAGCAAAATGAATAAATAACATAGAAAATTGAGGA
The Apium graveolens cultivar Ventura unplaced genomic scaffold, ASM990537v1 ctg6528, whole genome shotgun sequence DNA segment above includes these coding regions:
- the LOC141703341 gene encoding fatty-acid-binding protein 2-like isoform X2, with product MIKLAYPEIYYFYGVGNRSQNVVCLPHENDDVLSQRCMEQGPSNFEHRGCDLCLSTLDYSRHAVEPVTGIEFPAILENGSDGETNSNWLSEVLVGTGSRTMKIIKIKSLKLYAFGFYIHPFDVCEKLGRKYCSIPASELCKHRSFYQDLLREDISMTIRLVVSANGIKINTVRSAFEKSLRARLIKTNPNSDIDCVRKFGSLFAEDIPIRAGTTIFFKRTADGNLITEIGGDEIGAVQSKDLCRAFFDMYIGDVPVCEQTKEEIGRNVASMIRRC
- the LOC141703341 gene encoding fatty-acid-binding protein 2-like isoform X1, with amino-acid sequence MRNIWLFPRDHDGWSSYMFPVEPLVNPNLLTNISSFVDNSRYFYVSGSMALQDAFNCMSKFTGALLLWLASRPSSNMHHNLAGDHVGPNTGRCRSYTQVNYFTAQNLTGFSRSFKLMGDSSIPLFFEKISSFGVRQLYKHAEQLQSFPMISLAAALVPPFNNESQNVVCLPHENDDVLSQRCMEQGPSNFEHRGCDLCLSTLDYSRHAVEPVTGIEFPAILENGSDGETNSNWLSEVLVGTGSRTMKIIKIKSLKLYAFGFYIHPFDVCEKLGRKYCSIPASELCKHRSFYQDLLREDISMTIRLVVSANGIKINTVRSAFEKSLRARLIKTNPNSDIDCVRKFGSLFAEDIPIRAGTTIFFKRTADGNLITEIGGDEIGAVQSKDLCRAFFDMYIGDVPVCEQTKEEIGRNVASMIRRC